TGCTCTGAGACTCAAGTCTATTGCCTGCAAAGAAGACTCTTAGATGCCAAAGCAAATAAGACACATCTAATAGGAAACGTTTTCTCCTGTAAGAAAAGAACAAGCACTTGTGTGCCTGAAGGTACAAAGATGCACGCTTGTGAAAACCTGTTTGAGGATACCTTACAGCTAAAGAGCAAAGTGAATAGTAAGTAGCTATTACTCACCTCCTTAGGGACATGTCTTGTTTGTCTGAAGATCCTCACAGCACCTGCCACAGTGCCTTGCATCTGTCTCATCTGCCACTCACTGAAAGCTTGTTGAATTGGTTAATAATTGAGACAAAGCCTTCAGAAAATGAGAGAGGAGTATCCTCTTATCCTTGCTGTACTTTTGATCAATGATATCCTGCCTACGAGAGCATTAGGTCACAGGTTGGGACTAACTGGATGAGCGAGTTACAATGGAGCCAATTAAGGGTTCAGAACTCATGTCGCCACTGGACATCTCTACCTCACTGAACCCTTGGGAAAATGCCAAAGGTGCACCAGGCAACTGCCTGATTGGTCTAGGACTGATAGTTCAGCTCTACTGGGCAGATGTCTAAATTATAGCCAGCACAGAAAGTGAACTCCTTTCTCCCCCACACCTCTTGTCAATTCATCAGGGCAGCGAGCAGAACACTGCAGCTCTGTCTGTGGACCAAGAGACCCGCAGTCAAGGCCAGGAGGGTAGATCAGAGAGGGCATTCGAAAGGCAAACACGTGTTTGTGGCAACTCCCTTCTCTGTGGACCTTTGCCCAGGTCTGGCCCCAAACACAGGGTGGCCACAACGCCTGTACCAGGGCAGCATCCTGCTGGAGCACAGTCCGGTCCAGGAGTGAGGGAAAAGTGCCCACCCGGAGTCGATAATATCTGGAAGGAATGACTATTTGGGAAAAGTCCCAGTGCTAGCTCAGTGCCAACCCTTCCCCACCTTCTCTGGCCCTCTGCCACTGGTTCCTCCCCTCTCAGCTGCTCTGGTGCTTATAAAAACCACACAGCCTTCCACCAACCGTGTATAGGAGCCTCTCTCCCGACTGCTGCTACTCGGGACCCTGAGACTGACCCGCAGGACAAGCGAGAGACCATGAAGACCCTGCTCCTCCTCACCACCCTGGCTGCCTTAGCGGTGGCGGCTTTGTGTTATGGTGAGAAACTTTTCCCTGCCATTTCCCCgagttttcttttctgtccctAACTTCAGtttactttaatttttcctctccctcctcctcttcttccccctttCTCTGCTATAATCTTAAAATACCATTAATTTCACATTTCCTGGTCTCCACGGACCCTGATCTGTCCCATCAAGTATTTTTTGGACcctaaatatatagatttttgcAGCAACTTAACAGGCAAATGTTTTCAGTGGTAAGTCTCTGTATACCTAGAAACttagatatttcagaaaaaagataATCAAATTCCCGGCTCCTGCATTCTCAATTTTCAAGGATGTTTATTTAGACTTTGGCATCAATGGGTGAAGGGTTGAATCACTTTAAGAAAATCAGTTTTCTTGTGAAGAATAAAGTGTAGCTCTTTCTAGGTACTGGACAATATCATGAACTGACTATATTTGTCCAgtgaactaattttaaaatagttttatatcttaaaatttcaggaaaaaaatcaatttcataacTTCTattgtcagaaaataaattttgcctGCTTTTCTATATGTTGTTAAATATGTGTGTGCTCAAAGCTTTCTGAAAGGGAATTTGAAgcaaaattatttacttaattcaGCTTTATGCTTCAATTACCTGGATATTTTAGCTGGTTTGAAGCATAAATTACATTTACAACCCTAAAGATTATGCTTCTTACTCTTGAAATGATTCACAAATTGTCAGTATCAGAGGATTTGATTTCTTCTCTTCCGTTTTAACTTTTCAAGCAAATTCAGTTGCTTACAAATATAAGCCTCTTATTCCCCAATTTACCTGTTGTGCTCAGGAGAGTGGTAGAAAGAGGGAAGCTTTTGCCTTGACATCCTTTCGGTTCTCCCTCTGAACTGGCGTTGTGCCCAGCATGAGTTGTCAGCCGGAGCCAGTGGTTTCTGTTGTTGCCAATTTGACAGGGGCTCTTAAGAGGCTTTCGGAACCCTCCCAGAAACCTGGCCTGCTAAAGCCCCGCTGAGCAACCTGGCTGTTTCTGGACCTTCCTGCACCTTCTTTGACCCTGTCCTCAAACAGGCCCTGAGTAAGTCAGACAGGAAGGCTCCCTGGAAACTTCTGTGCACTactttaaatgtcttattttgcTTGTCTGAAGACCTCATAACATTTGGGAAATTTTAGTCAAGCCTGATCACTACCTCCTTCAACAACAGGGAGACAAAAATGTAGAGAGATCGTCACAGCAAAGACAGAGCTAGCGAAACGCCTCGTGCATCCTAAGTTCCTGAGATTTGTATATGGCCACATTGCTAAATATATTCTGCACATCTTTTTGACTCTTCCTTGTCCTTCTGTCCCTGTACTTAGACTACTGCAGTGTGTAATAAACAATGATACAATGAATCTTTTCTGTTTAATTCCAGAATCTCATGAAAGCATGGAATCCTATGAAATTAGTAAGTGAATATTTGACTTCCTTTATTTACATCTCTTACATTAAAGAATCTCtccctatttttaaataaacaaaatggtaaGGCATATcacagagagggaaaaagagggCCTCTTTTGGAAAAactaaagtaaatttaaaaagccaatgcCTATAAAAAATGACTAAATGGGCGATTTTTAAAGCTTGAAGTAGTGTGATACGACATTTAAACTACATTCAACATACTTAGAAGCTATAAAACCTCGTTTGGGAATTTTGAGTTGGCACCACATCCACCACACAGATGGAAAACAAGCAGTAATGACACATGGCAAAGCGCGGAATTGGAGGCAGGGACGGCTGGGAGACCGCAGACGTCAGCCCTGAGTTGAACGTTGCAGAGTGTGTGGACTTAGAAAGACTGAGTCTAGGAGGAAATGGTATATCactcttgtttttaatttattcattatttttatagtgtttaAACTGCTCATTTACTGGAAATCTAAAATTATGCTCTGCAAGCCCTCACTCGGGACAGAGAGTGTCCTCTtctcaaaaagaattaaaaacacacCAAATAGAGATACCAAGATTAACAAAGGCAAAGCGATTGCTCtgaggcaaaacaaacaaaactccaaaaCTCGCTGTGGCCCATGGGACAAGTCTCTAAGACACATAGTTGGATTATTGGCTTCCTGGGATGAGGCAGGTTGTGAAATCGACTTTATATTCCCCTTTGATTGTTGCCAATCTCTGGTTATGTGGAATGCATGAATTAAGGAGCTTTCACACATATTTGGGAATGAAtacacatggaaatattttcagcTACTGTTTCCCTAAAActgcatgtatttattttctgttttaaggtCCCTTCCTTAACAGGAGAAATGCTAATACCTTTATGTCCCCGCAGCAGAGATGGAGAGCTAAAGCCCAAGAGAGGTGGGTGACACGCCTTCATTTTCCCCTGGGTAGATCACAGATGTGCATGGAGTCAGAAACAGCTTTTTCATCATATACATTATTCCTCATTGTATCTTAAACCCAAAAAATTGAACAATTACAGTAAACTGAATTTTTAGACTATTTTGTGAAAGACCCAGATAGCAGAGGGAAAGAGGAccaaaaaaaagtctattttcatttaaaaaaaaacccaaaaaacaaaacttccctGTTTTGGTTTTTCTCCCGGTTCTTCAAATATCTCTTAATATTGGGAGGAGTGGGTGGAACCTCTCTCCAGTattttcttgtgctttttttttttttgtccttatttcttatttctccactttctttttttttttttttttttttttgagacagagtctcgctttgttgcccaggctagagtgagtgccgtggcgtcagcctaactcacagcaacctcaaactcctgggctcaagcaatcctcctgcctcagcctcccaagtagctgggactacaggcattcgccaccatgcccggctaattttttgtatatatattagttggccaattaatttctttctatttatagtagagatggggtctcgctcttgctcaggctggttttgaactcctgacctcaagcaatccgcccgccttggcctcccagagagctaggattacaggcgtgagccaccgcgcccggcctctccacTTTCTTTATGCTTCTCAATCTTGGCTTCTTTCTAGGGTCCGGGAACGCACCAAGCCTGTCTATGAGATCAATCGAGAAGCCTGCGATGACTACAAACTTTGCGAACGCTATGCCATGGTTTACGGATACAACGCTGCCTACAATCGCTACTTCAGGAAGCGCCGAGGGGCAGAAtgagaccagaaaaaaaaatctctttttcttctggagGCTGGTGCCTGGTTTTGTTCCCCTCTGCAGTAGCATTACTGAAATATATAGACTCATATACAATGCttgtttcctatatattttcttgcCTGGCTGCACCCCTTCTTTTCTGCTCCAGATTGATAAGTAATGAAAGTGCAGTATAGTGAAGGTCAAAGGGGAGTTCACATGTGTGATCACTACATAA
This Microcebus murinus isolate Inina chromosome 10, M.murinus_Inina_mat1.0, whole genome shotgun sequence DNA region includes the following protein-coding sequences:
- the MGP gene encoding matrix Gla protein; this encodes MKTLLLLTTLAALAVAALCYESHESMESYEISPFLNRRNANTFMSPQQRWRAKAQERVRERTKPVYEINREACDDYKLCERYAMVYGYNAAYNRYFRKRRGAE